One window of Athalia rosae chromosome 4, iyAthRosa1.1, whole genome shotgun sequence genomic DNA carries:
- the LOC125500774 gene encoding uncharacterized protein LOC125500774, translating to MNAKLLKALCLFVSMISDRVTSSPRISYLHNHTLRKDEGNKWDMVGKFFADFNEAYLKKYEPRQITITGVPKHENIQKALKPFLKSYPHIICTETRDCGYSKIFSDGNFVIIFLDDLTEETFMKNSRIISRCEKCKLLFLCDGKIQNNGVRLMFALATKQNVPYSELAYLNADGIGLYSEFLGINCTMEARLVEIWRPGTDLDRINQWAYKFHDLNGCPVTVSSLNFTPKMMIEEYKNGTVKIVGGREGKLMLEAAEKFNFSLTLKYPTMTDRLRYSQRAAIMKDVASGVAEIGIGRLRPSDHFRDRVSMSVAYDNDCLTWGVPRFVNRANDVIFVEFSGMVWAMITLIFGVACVAGYLHRYFTSLKAGNRKNLGLIPIVFEVFALHLGNPVISVTSSPGGRSFLIASLYYAMVITTAYKTSLASILATEIDTATIVDAEGIIKSNLSVIGSLYDWNILKDQANESEITSKLLERFTINNNDMKTWNNFLSDNNYAFLARRSWLSYQRQKIVKAHESVTFDVFDTCVLTYHTVINYQKKSILRKPIDRLIQRLTESGILKHWDINDEIDADVALARKSYLDYVNHRAAHKFRNIFVLYFICITLSLVAFVLELLCAKVQSKIRPNDDI from the exons ATGAATGCAAAATTATTGAAAGCACTGTGCTTATTCGTCTCGATGATTTCTGACAGAGTGACAAGTTCGCCGAGAATATCATATTTGCATAATCACACGTTGAGGAAAGACGAGGGTAACAAATGGGATatggtcggaaaatttttcgccgatTTCAACGAagcttatttaaaaaaatacgaaccGCGACAGATCACGATAACCGGTGTTCCGAAACACGAGAATATTCAAAAAGCTCTGAAACCGTTCCTGAAAAGTTACCCCCACATCATCTGCACGGAGACCAGAGACTGCGGTTATTCAAAAATCTTCAGCGATGGAAATTTCGTCATTATATTTCTGGATGATCTCACCGAAGAAACGTTCATGAAAAACTCACGAATAATATCTCGCTGCGAAAAGTGCAAGCTCCTATTTTTATGCGatggtaaaattcaaaataacgGTGTCCGTTTGATGTTCGCACTCGCCACGAAGCAAAACGTACCCTACAGCGAATTGGCCTACCTAAACGCGGACGGTATCGGTCTGTACAGTGAATTTTTGGGGATAAACTGCACCATGGAGGCCCGTTTGGTGGAAATTTGGAGACCGGGTACCGATTTGGACAGAATAAATCAATGGGCGTACAAATTTCACGATCTGAACGGGTGTCCGGTGACGGTGAGCTCGTTGAATTTCACTCCGAAAATGATGATCGAAGAGTACAAGAACGGAACGGTGAAAATCGTCGGAGGACGTGAGGGTAAACTGATGCTGGAGGCGGCGGAGAAATTCAACTTCAGTTTGACGTTAAAATATCCGACGATGACGGACCGTCTGAGGTATTCTCAGAGAGCGGCTATAATGAAGGACGTTGCTTCGGGTGTCGCGGAAATTGGAATCGGCAGATTGCGTCCGAGCGATCATTTTCGCGATCGCGTATCGATGTCGGTAGCTTACGACAACGATTGTCTCACCTGGGGAGTGCCGCGTTTCGTAAACCGTGCGAACGACGTtatattcgttgaattttccggAATGGTATGGGCCATGATCACCCTGATATTCGGGGTTGCTTGCGTCGCGGGATATCTTCACCGTTACTTCACCTCTCTAAAAGCTG GCAATCGAAAGAACCTCGGATTGATACCCATCGTATTCGAGGTGTTCGCACTCCACCTGGGCAATCCGGTGATATCGGTAACTTCTTCGCCGGGAGGGAGATCTTTTTTGATAGCGAGCTTGTACTACGCGATGGTGATAACGACCGCGTACAAAACGTCGTTGGCTTCGATACTGGCGACGGAAATCGACACCGCTACCATCGTCGACGCCGAGGGTATAATAAAGTCGAATCTGAGCGTCATCGGATCGCTCTACGACTGGAATATCCTCAAGGATCAAGCTAACGAGAGCGAAATCACCAGTAAATTACTCGAACGATTCACGATCAACAACAACGACATGAAGACGTGGAATAACTTTTTGTCCGACAACAATTACGCCTTTTTGGCGCGTCGTTCTTGGCTAAGTTATCAAAGACAGAAGATCGTGAAAGCTCACGAGTCCGTTACGTTCGACGTGTTCGATACTTGCGTGTTGACTTATCACACGGTGATaaattatcagaaaaaatcgatcctcAGAAAGCCTATAGATCGCCTCATCCAACGACTGACGGAATCTGGTATTCTGAAACACTGGGATATCAACGACGAAATAGACGCCGACGTAGCGTTGGCCCGTAAAAGTTATCTAGATTACGTAAACCATCGCGCCGCtcataaatttcgaaatatattcGTACTGTATTTCATTTGCATTACATTATCCCTCGTCGCTTTTGTTCTGGAACTTCTTTGCGCTAAAGTGCAATCAAAAATACGACCTAACGATGACATTTAA